One genomic window of Cupriavidus oxalaticus includes the following:
- the recN gene encoding DNA repair protein RecN, protein MLRSLSIRDFVIVDTLDLDFTPGFTVFTGETGAGKSILIDALALVLGERADAGIVREGAARASISATFTTHPALDAWLAERELNAEDDDGAGAVLLRRTVDAGGRSKAFINGAAATLAQLREVGDQLVDIHGQHAHQLLLRPDAQRLLFDAHAGLTQQAGAVAEAWRAWRACVRQREAVEHQSREMQLERERLEWQVGELDKLNPQPGEWEEIQAEYNRLSHAAGLIDGSRAALEALSEADGSVLSALNTIVHRLQQLADVDPALRDVLAALEPAQVQAEEAAHSLTRYVDRLELDPERLQAVEERMQALHATARKYRLPPEQLPDELLARRQQLDDLQAAQDLNKVMAREAAAKAAYLTLAQHLSHARSQAAQALSAAVTEAMQGLSMAGGSFVAALNTLEDGQSYGLEQVEFLVAGHAGVSARPLARVASGGELARISLAISVITSEASPTPTLIFDEVDTGIGGAVAEVVGRRLQELGRARQVLCVTHLPQVAAQAGTHLLVSKETTDGGDGSVTRSVTRSRIRVLDPAGRVVETARMLGGATVTATTLQHAEEMLAQGAEAQAGAPVRGTAKESRRGRRAAG, encoded by the coding sequence ATGCTGCGCAGCCTGTCCATCCGCGATTTCGTCATCGTCGACACGCTCGACCTCGATTTCACCCCTGGCTTCACCGTCTTTACCGGCGAGACCGGCGCCGGCAAGTCGATCCTGATCGACGCCCTGGCCCTGGTGCTGGGCGAGCGGGCCGACGCCGGCATCGTGCGCGAAGGCGCCGCACGCGCCAGCATCAGCGCCACCTTCACGACCCACCCGGCGCTCGACGCCTGGCTGGCCGAGCGCGAGCTCAATGCCGAAGACGATGACGGCGCCGGCGCGGTGCTGCTGCGGCGTACGGTCGATGCCGGCGGCCGCAGCAAGGCCTTTATCAACGGCGCCGCGGCCACGCTGGCGCAGCTGCGCGAAGTGGGCGACCAGCTGGTCGACATCCACGGGCAGCACGCGCACCAGCTGCTGCTGCGCCCGGACGCGCAGCGCCTGCTGTTCGACGCCCACGCCGGGCTGACCCAGCAGGCCGGCGCGGTGGCCGAGGCCTGGCGCGCGTGGCGCGCCTGCGTGCGCCAGCGCGAGGCGGTCGAGCACCAGTCGCGCGAGATGCAGCTCGAGCGCGAGCGGCTGGAGTGGCAGGTCGGCGAGCTCGACAAGCTCAACCCGCAGCCGGGCGAATGGGAAGAGATCCAGGCCGAGTACAACCGCCTGTCGCATGCCGCCGGCCTGATCGACGGCAGCCGCGCGGCGCTGGAGGCGCTGTCCGAAGCCGACGGCTCGGTGCTATCGGCGCTGAACACCATCGTGCACCGGCTGCAGCAGCTGGCCGACGTCGACCCGGCGCTGCGCGACGTGCTGGCCGCGCTCGAGCCGGCCCAGGTGCAGGCCGAGGAAGCCGCGCATTCGCTGACCCGCTACGTCGACCGGCTCGAGCTGGATCCCGAACGGCTGCAGGCCGTCGAGGAACGCATGCAGGCGCTGCACGCCACCGCGCGCAAGTACCGCCTGCCTCCCGAGCAGCTGCCCGATGAGCTGCTGGCGCGCCGCCAGCAGCTCGACGACCTGCAGGCCGCGCAGGACCTGAACAAGGTGATGGCGCGCGAAGCCGCCGCCAAGGCCGCCTACCTGACGCTGGCGCAGCACCTCAGCCATGCGCGCTCGCAAGCGGCGCAGGCGCTGTCGGCCGCGGTCACCGAGGCCATGCAGGGCCTGTCGATGGCGGGCGGCAGCTTTGTCGCCGCGCTGAACACGCTGGAAGACGGCCAGAGCTACGGCCTGGAGCAGGTCGAGTTCCTGGTGGCCGGCCATGCCGGCGTCAGCGCGCGGCCGCTGGCGCGGGTCGCGTCCGGCGGCGAACTGGCGCGCATCAGCCTGGCGATCTCGGTGATTACCAGCGAGGCTTCGCCCACGCCGACGCTGATCTTCGACGAAGTCGACACCGGCATCGGCGGCGCCGTCGCCGAAGTCGTCGGCCGGCGCCTGCAGGAACTGGGCCGCGCGCGCCAGGTGCTGTGCGTGACCCACCTGCCGCAGGTCGCCGCGCAGGCCGGCACGCACCTGCTGGTCAGCAAGGAAACCACCGATGGCGGTGATGGCTCGGTCACGCGCTCGGTTACGCGCTCACGCATCCGCGTGCTCGACCCGGCCGGGCGCGTGGTCGAGACCGCGCGCATGCTGGGCGGCGCAACCGTCACCGCGACCACGTTGCAGCATGCCGAAGAGATGCTGGCGCAAGGCGCCGAAGCCCAGGCCGGCGCCCCGGTGCGCGGCACGGCCAAGGAAAGCCGGCGCGGCCGCCGCGCCGCCGGCTGA
- a CDS encoding NAD kinase gives MSAPPRASALRTSFNTVALVGRYSTAGIEGPLEEIASYILRNGQDVVFERETALATGLTAYPALSAEEIGQHADVAVVLGGDGTLLGIARQLAGYDVPLIGVNHGRLGFMTDIALEDVHTVLPDMLDGRYEAENRLLLESRVVRDDSVIFSALALNDVVVNRSGISGMVELAVSVDGNFMYNQRSDGLIVSTATGSTAYALSAGGPILHPTLSGVVLVPIAPHALSNRPIVLPHDAEVTIEVASARDASVNFDMQSLTSLLPGDRIVVRRSEKSINLLHPVGYNYYATLRKKLHWHEYPSEDNRL, from the coding sequence ATGTCCGCCCCCCCGAGAGCCAGCGCCTTGCGCACTTCGTTCAACACCGTCGCCCTGGTGGGCCGCTACTCGACTGCCGGCATCGAAGGACCGCTGGAGGAGATCGCCTCTTATATCCTGCGCAACGGCCAGGATGTGGTGTTCGAGCGCGAGACCGCGCTGGCCACCGGGCTGACCGCCTACCCTGCCCTGTCGGCCGAGGAAATCGGCCAGCACGCCGACGTGGCGGTGGTGCTGGGCGGCGACGGCACGCTGCTGGGCATTGCCCGCCAGCTGGCCGGGTACGACGTGCCACTGATCGGGGTCAACCACGGGCGGCTCGGCTTCATGACCGACATCGCGCTGGAAGACGTGCACACGGTGCTGCCCGACATGCTCGACGGCCGCTACGAGGCCGAGAACCGGCTGCTGCTCGAATCCCGCGTGGTGCGCGACGACAGCGTCATTTTTTCGGCGCTGGCGCTGAACGACGTGGTGGTGAACCGCTCAGGCATTTCCGGCATGGTCGAGCTGGCGGTGTCCGTTGACGGCAACTTTATGTACAACCAGCGTTCGGACGGCCTGATCGTGTCGACCGCGACCGGCTCGACCGCCTACGCGCTGTCCGCCGGCGGCCCGATCCTGCACCCGACGCTGTCGGGCGTGGTGCTGGTGCCGATCGCCCCGCACGCGCTGTCGAACCGCCCGATCGTGCTGCCGCACGATGCCGAGGTCACCATCGAAGTGGCCAGCGCGCGCGACGCCAGCGTCAATTTCGACATGCAGTCGCTGACCTCGCTGCTGCCCGGCGACCGCATCGTGGTGCGGCGCTCGGAGAAGAGCATCAACCTGCTGCACCCGGTGGGCTACAACTACTACGCCACGCTGCGCAAGAAGCTGCACTGGCACGAATACCCGTCCGAAGACAACCGCCTCTGA
- the hrcA gene encoding heat-inducible transcriptional repressor HrcA, whose protein sequence is MDERSKTLLKTLIERYIAEGQPVGSRTLSKFSGLDLSPATIRNVMSDLEEMGFIASPHTSAGRIPTPRGYRLFVDSMLTAKPLERNTELAELTGQIQGQLGAQQLGPQRMITAAARTLSNLSHFAGVVMTPRRAQAFRQIEFMRLSDKRILLIIVSPEGDVQNRIIQTELSYTPAQLIEAANYFNSHYTGMSFDAVRSHLRVELQDLRRDMSQLMQAAVEAGSVADDEEDDHVYISGERKLLEVEDLSSSMDKLRRLFDVFEHKTSLLQLLDVSSHAQGVQIFIGGESQLVPLEDMAVITAPYEVDGQIVGTLGVIGPTRMAYERVIPIVDITARLLSSALSQNQ, encoded by the coding sequence ATGGATGAACGTTCCAAAACGCTGCTCAAGACCCTGATCGAGCGCTACATCGCCGAAGGCCAGCCGGTCGGGTCCCGCACCCTCTCGAAATTCTCGGGGCTGGACCTGTCACCCGCGACCATTCGCAATGTGATGTCCGACCTGGAGGAAATGGGCTTTATCGCCAGCCCGCACACGTCGGCCGGCCGCATCCCGACGCCGCGCGGGTACCGGCTGTTCGTCGATTCCATGCTGACGGCCAAGCCGCTGGAGCGCAACACCGAACTGGCCGAGCTGACCGGCCAGATCCAGGGCCAGCTCGGCGCCCAGCAGCTGGGTCCGCAGCGCATGATCACGGCGGCAGCGCGCACGCTGTCCAACCTGTCGCACTTCGCCGGCGTGGTGATGACGCCCCGGCGCGCGCAGGCGTTCCGGCAGATCGAATTCATGCGCCTGTCCGACAAGCGCATCCTGCTGATCATCGTCAGCCCCGAGGGCGACGTGCAGAACCGGATCATCCAGACCGAGCTGTCGTATACCCCGGCCCAACTGATCGAGGCCGCCAACTACTTCAACTCGCACTACACCGGCATGAGCTTCGACGCCGTGCGCAGCCACCTGCGCGTCGAGCTGCAGGACCTGCGCCGCGACATGTCGCAGCTGATGCAGGCGGCGGTCGAGGCCGGCAGCGTGGCCGACGACGAGGAAGACGACCACGTCTATATCAGCGGCGAACGCAAGCTGCTCGAAGTGGAAGACCTGTCTTCCAGCATGGACAAGCTGCGCCGGCTGTTCGACGTGTTCGAGCACAAGACCAGCCTGCTGCAGCTGCTCGATGTCTCCAGCCACGCCCAGGGCGTGCAGATCTTCATCGGCGGCGAGAGCCAGCTGGTGCCGCTGGAAGACATGGCGGTCATCACCGCGCCGTACGAGGTCGACGGGCAGATCGTCGGCACCCTCGGCGTGATCGGCCCGACACGCATGGCATACGAGCGCGTGATCCCGATCGTAGACATCACCGCGCGGCTGCTGTCCAGCGCGCTGAGCCAGAACCAGTGA
- the hemH gene encoding ferrochelatase → MTFSPEPVYQHGQAPRTAILLVNLGTPDAPTPRAVGRYLKEFLSDPRVVEIPRAAWLPLLHGVILPLRSRASALKYESIWLREAHMTGSPLLVYSERQAHALQRLLNQNGHEVTVACAMRYGNPSIASVMEALRRQGCEQVLVLPMYPQYSGTTTATAFDEVFRVLGQWRNQPELRLVKHFHDHPAYISALHQQVGAYWSRHGMPDFAHGDKLILSFHGVPRRTLELGDPYHCECLKTGRLLGDALGLQPGQYQVTFQSRFGKAEWLQPYTAPTLAELGKVGAGRVDVFCPGFPADCIETLEEIAMEGQTEFKVAGGKDFHFIPCMNDAAPWVAAMAEIALQHLQGWPLNTPHPHELEARRSRAQTRGAAA, encoded by the coding sequence ATGACGTTTTCACCCGAACCGGTTTACCAGCACGGGCAGGCGCCGCGCACGGCGATCCTGCTGGTCAACCTGGGTACCCCCGATGCGCCCACGCCCAGGGCGGTGGGGCGCTACCTGAAGGAATTCCTGTCCGACCCGCGCGTGGTCGAGATCCCGCGTGCCGCCTGGCTGCCGCTGCTGCATGGCGTGATCCTGCCGCTGCGTTCGCGTGCGTCGGCGTTGAAGTACGAGTCGATTTGGCTGCGCGAGGCGCATATGACCGGCTCGCCGCTGCTGGTCTACAGCGAGCGCCAGGCCCATGCGCTGCAGCGGCTGCTGAACCAGAACGGCCACGAGGTGACGGTGGCGTGCGCCATGCGCTACGGCAACCCCTCGATCGCCTCGGTGATGGAAGCGCTGCGCCGCCAGGGCTGCGAGCAGGTGCTGGTGCTGCCGATGTATCCGCAGTACTCCGGCACCACTACCGCCACCGCCTTCGACGAAGTGTTCCGCGTGCTGGGACAATGGCGCAACCAGCCCGAGCTGCGGCTGGTCAAACATTTCCATGACCATCCCGCTTATATCTCGGCGCTGCACCAGCAGGTCGGGGCCTACTGGTCACGGCACGGCATGCCCGATTTTGCGCACGGCGACAAGCTGATCCTGTCGTTCCACGGCGTGCCGCGGCGCACGCTCGAGCTGGGCGACCCGTATCACTGCGAGTGCCTGAAGACCGGCCGGCTGTTGGGCGACGCGCTGGGCTTGCAGCCGGGGCAATATCAGGTGACGTTCCAGTCTCGTTTTGGCAAGGCGGAGTGGCTGCAGCCGTACACGGCCCCGACGCTGGCGGAGCTGGGCAAGGTTGGCGCCGGCCGGGTCGATGTGTTCTGCCCGGGTTTCCCGGCGGACTGCATCGAGACGCTCGAGGAAATCGCGATGGAAGGGCAGACCGAGTTCAAGGTCGCGGGCGGCAAGGATTTCCACTTTATTCCTTGCATGAACGACGCGGCGCCGTGGGTGGCGGCGATGGCGGAGATTGCCCTGCAGCACCTGCAGGGATGGCCGCTCAACACGCCGCACCCGCATGAGCTGGAAGCGCGTCGCTCGCGTGCGCAGACCCGGGGAGCCGCAGCATGA
- a CDS encoding RNA-binding S4 domain-containing protein, producing the protein MNVDFEADARQRIDKWLWCARFFKTRSLAAEAVERGKVTVNGQLVKNSREVRPGDKVALEAHQQRWELQVKGIAPARGPAPVAQTLYEESADSQARRQAEAERRRLQPEPAAQLQGRPTKRDRRRIDDFRH; encoded by the coding sequence ATGAACGTGGATTTTGAAGCGGATGCGCGCCAGCGCATCGACAAATGGCTATGGTGCGCGCGCTTTTTCAAGACGCGCTCGCTTGCGGCCGAGGCGGTGGAGCGGGGCAAGGTGACCGTCAACGGCCAACTGGTCAAGAACTCGCGTGAAGTGCGGCCCGGCGACAAGGTCGCGCTCGAAGCGCACCAGCAGCGCTGGGAACTCCAGGTGAAGGGCATTGCCCCGGCGCGCGGACCGGCACCGGTGGCGCAGACGCTGTATGAAGAGAGTGCCGACAGCCAGGCACGCCGGCAGGCCGAGGCCGAGCGGCGCCGCCTGCAGCCGGAGCCCGCCGCGCAGTTGCAGGGGCGCCCGACCAAGCGCGACCGCCGCCGCATCGATGACTTCCGGCACTGA
- the grpE gene encoding nucleotide exchange factor GrpE → MEEQKQTPSNPTPNDEASAPAAQETAAPEAAAVEDVAAQLAALEAKAREHYDLYMRAVAEGENIRRRAQEDVAKAHKFAIENFADNLLPVMDSLEAALADGSGDIAKLREGVELTARQLAAAFERGKIVELNPVGEKFDPHRHQAISMVPADQEPNTVVTVLQRGYTIADRVLRPALVTVAAPK, encoded by the coding sequence ATGGAAGAACAGAAGCAGACGCCATCCAACCCGACGCCCAACGACGAAGCCAGCGCCCCTGCCGCGCAGGAGACCGCCGCGCCGGAGGCTGCCGCCGTGGAGGATGTGGCGGCCCAGCTGGCCGCCCTGGAAGCCAAGGCGCGTGAACACTACGACCTGTACATGCGCGCGGTCGCCGAGGGCGAAAACATCCGCCGCCGGGCGCAGGAAGACGTTGCCAAGGCCCACAAATTCGCCATCGAGAACTTCGCCGACAACCTGCTGCCGGTGATGGACAGCCTGGAGGCCGCGCTGGCTGACGGTTCCGGCGATATTGCCAAGCTGCGCGAAGGCGTCGAACTGACTGCGCGCCAGCTGGCAGCCGCGTTCGAGCGCGGCAAGATCGTGGAACTGAACCCGGTCGGGGAGAAGTTCGACCCGCACCGCCACCAGGCCATTTCGATGGTGCCGGCCGACCAGGAACCCAACACCGTCGTCACCGTGCTGCAGCGCGGCTATACCATTGCCGACCGCGTGTTGCGCCCGGCGCTGGTGACGGTGGCGGCACCGAAGTAA
- a CDS encoding phospholipase A, which translates to MSRLTLPRRLAPASRAVAPLCLSLALAFPLAAHAGVALLQPPRVIDGNQPLTLTLVVSADGATRRYRIPDTLEVTASSEMQAPVRLVLWREVSAPPVVNLRRGEHRAIRYSATLPPQLRGQVRLDATGIDAAPVVVTLNRLPQPGEATTAAPPAVAATAGAAGEAAETVPVPITPVTSASATAPAPADLRDSARLSFYDPMYFIVGAHDGANAKFQFSFKYRIFEGEDPASKSLFDNLYLGFTQFSLWDLSEQSKPFRDTNYRPSLFYYLSDTGVRNRAISRLSLAAGVEHESNGRSGDESRSINTVFVKPTFYIGDQNDWHWRVAPKLYAYVEKGDNPDIAHYRGYMDLGIAYGRPDSWEFSATLRKGTRKWYGSVDAQVTYPLARLLPGTAGYLMAGYFVGYGESLLDYNHKLPWQFRIGYALSR; encoded by the coding sequence ATGTCCCGATTGACCCTGCCCCGCCGGCTGGCGCCTGCCAGCCGCGCCGTCGCCCCCCTTTGCCTGTCACTGGCGCTGGCTTTTCCTCTGGCCGCCCACGCCGGCGTGGCGCTGCTGCAGCCGCCACGCGTGATCGACGGCAACCAGCCCCTGACGCTGACGCTGGTGGTCAGCGCCGACGGCGCGACGCGCCGTTACCGGATCCCCGATACGCTGGAAGTGACCGCGTCGAGCGAAATGCAGGCGCCGGTACGCCTCGTACTGTGGCGGGAGGTCTCCGCGCCGCCCGTGGTCAACCTGCGCCGCGGCGAGCACCGCGCCATCCGCTACAGCGCGACCCTGCCGCCGCAGCTGCGCGGCCAGGTGCGGCTGGATGCGACCGGCATCGACGCCGCGCCGGTGGTGGTCACTCTGAACCGGCTGCCGCAGCCGGGCGAGGCCACCACCGCCGCCCCGCCCGCGGTAGCCGCTACGGCCGGGGCCGCTGGCGAAGCCGCGGAGACGGTCCCGGTTCCGATCACGCCGGTGACCAGCGCAAGCGCCACCGCCCCGGCGCCCGCGGACCTGCGCGACAGCGCGCGCCTGTCGTTCTACGACCCGATGTACTTCATCGTCGGCGCGCACGATGGCGCCAATGCGAAGTTCCAGTTCAGCTTCAAGTACCGGATCTTCGAGGGCGAGGATCCGGCATCGAAGAGCCTGTTCGACAACCTCTACCTCGGCTTCACCCAGTTCTCGCTATGGGACCTGTCTGAGCAGTCCAAGCCGTTCCGCGACACCAACTACCGGCCGAGCCTGTTTTACTACCTGTCGGATACCGGCGTGCGCAACCGGGCCATCAGCCGGCTGTCGCTGGCGGCCGGCGTGGAGCACGAGTCCAACGGCCGCAGCGGCGACGAGTCGCGCAGCATCAACACCGTGTTCGTCAAGCCGACGTTCTACATCGGCGACCAGAACGACTGGCACTGGCGCGTCGCGCCCAAGCTCTATGCCTACGTGGAAAAGGGCGACAACCCTGACATCGCCCACTACCGCGGCTATATGGACCTGGGCATCGCGTATGGGCGCCCGGATTCATGGGAGTTTTCCGCCACGCTGCGCAAGGGCACGCGCAAGTGGTACGGCAGCGTCGATGCGCAGGTCACCTATCCGCTGGCGCGGCTGCTGCCGGGTACCGCGGGTTACCTGATGGCGGGTTACTTCGTCGGCTATGGCGAAAGCCTGCTCGACTACAACCACAAGCTGCCCTGGCAGTTCCGCATCGGCTACGCGCTGTCGCGCTGA
- a CDS encoding DUF1841 family protein translates to MFNPSREEVRRFFCEAWQKQIAGSVLTPLEVIAVDWIGEHPEYHDLLRDTEGALTQDYTPEQGQTNPFLHLAMHLSISEQVSVDQPRGIREAYEALARRLDSPHEAQHQVMECLGEMLWQAQRSGLPPDGEQYVDSVRRRAMR, encoded by the coding sequence ATGTTTAATCCCTCACGAGAAGAAGTCCGCCGTTTCTTCTGCGAAGCCTGGCAGAAGCAGATCGCGGGCAGCGTGCTGACGCCGCTGGAAGTCATTGCCGTCGACTGGATCGGCGAGCATCCCGAGTACCACGACCTGCTGCGCGACACCGAAGGCGCGCTGACGCAGGACTACACCCCCGAGCAAGGCCAGACCAACCCGTTCCTGCACCTGGCGATGCACCTGTCGATCTCGGAACAGGTTTCCGTCGACCAGCCACGCGGCATTCGCGAGGCTTATGAGGCGCTTGCACGCCGACTCGATTCGCCGCACGAAGCCCAGCACCAAGTGATGGAATGCCTGGGCGAGATGCTGTGGCAGGCACAGCGCAGCGGCCTGCCGCCGGACGGCGAACAATACGTCGACAGCGTGCGCCGGCGCGCGATGCGCTGA
- a CDS encoding DMT family transporter, translating to MIASATAHEQARAKLTGVLLIAVSASAFGAMAIFARFAYAAGADVYGLLLVRFVLAAGALAWVMRTRGIGLPPWRRVLALAAMGGIGYVGQSFCFFSALNHAQASLVALLLYLYPLFVTILAAVFLKERLTTAAVIALVLCSVGAGLTVGGGEGSPLGIALGLAAAVIYSVYIIVGARVTAGVNPIATTTVICSAAALVYGAVGLLRLGAGVPPQFPASAGGWLALAAIALLSTVLAILTFFAGLQRLGAAQASMLSTLEPVVTVLLAALLLGEHIGGTQALGGGLILAGVLWLTRRSSAPAPARGDMQEN from the coding sequence ATGATCGCCTCCGCCACCGCCCACGAACAGGCCCGCGCCAAGCTCACCGGGGTGCTGCTGATTGCGGTGTCGGCCAGCGCCTTCGGCGCCATGGCGATCTTTGCGCGCTTTGCCTATGCGGCCGGTGCCGACGTCTATGGCCTGCTGCTCGTACGTTTCGTGCTGGCGGCGGGGGCGCTGGCGTGGGTGATGCGCACGCGCGGCATCGGCCTGCCGCCGTGGCGGCGCGTGCTGGCGCTGGCGGCGATGGGCGGCATTGGCTATGTGGGCCAGTCGTTCTGCTTTTTCAGTGCGCTGAACCATGCGCAGGCCAGCTTGGTGGCGCTGCTGCTGTACCTGTACCCGCTGTTTGTGACGATCCTGGCCGCGGTGTTCCTGAAAGAGCGGCTGACCACGGCGGCCGTGATCGCGCTGGTGCTGTGCTCGGTGGGGGCCGGGCTGACGGTCGGCGGCGGCGAGGGTTCGCCGCTGGGCATCGCGCTGGGGCTGGCGGCGGCGGTGATCTATTCCGTCTACATCATCGTCGGCGCGCGCGTGACCGCCGGTGTCAACCCGATCGCCACCACCACGGTGATCTGCAGCGCGGCCGCGCTGGTCTACGGTGCGGTCGGGCTGCTGCGCCTTGGCGCGGGCGTGCCGCCGCAGTTCCCGGCGAGCGCCGGCGGCTGGCTGGCGCTGGCGGCGATTGCGCTGCTGTCGACGGTGCTGGCGATCCTGACCTTCTTCGCCGGGCTGCAGCGGCTTGGCGCGGCGCAGGCTTCGATGCTGTCGACGCTCGAGCCGGTGGTCACGGTGCTGCTGGCGGCGTTGCTGCTGGGCGAGCACATCGGCGGCACGCAGGCGCTCGGCGGCGGGCTGATCCTGGCCGGCGTGCTATGGCTGACACGGCGCAGCAGCGCGCCGGCACCGGCCCGCGGCGACATGCAAGAGAATTGA
- a CDS encoding malonic semialdehyde reductase yields MSQIDQAALAQLFTEARTHNVWQDRHVDDAVLHQVYDAMKFGPTAANSSPARIVFVKSAAEKARLVDCVSAGNVDKTRSAPVTAIIAFDKAFHDQLPRLFPHADARAWYAGNEEKIARDALMNSSLQGGYFILAARALGLDCGPMGGFDADKVNAAFFPDGKWSVNFLVNLGYGVADKLHPRLPRLPFDEACRIV; encoded by the coding sequence ATGTCCCAGATCGACCAAGCCGCGCTGGCGCAACTGTTCACCGAGGCCCGCACCCACAACGTGTGGCAGGACCGCCACGTGGACGACGCCGTCCTGCACCAGGTCTATGACGCGATGAAGTTCGGCCCGACCGCCGCCAACAGCAGCCCGGCCCGCATCGTCTTCGTCAAGAGCGCGGCCGAGAAGGCGCGCCTGGTGGATTGCGTATCGGCCGGCAACGTCGACAAGACCCGCTCGGCGCCGGTCACGGCGATCATCGCCTTCGACAAGGCCTTCCACGACCAGCTGCCGCGCCTGTTCCCGCACGCCGACGCGCGTGCCTGGTATGCCGGCAACGAGGAGAAGATCGCCCGCGACGCCCTGATGAACAGCTCGCTGCAAGGCGGCTACTTCATCCTGGCCGCACGTGCGCTGGGCCTGGATTGCGGCCCGATGGGTGGTTTCGACGCCGACAAGGTCAACGCGGCCTTCTTCCCCGATGGCAAGTGGTCGGTCAACTTCCTGGTCAACCTGGGCTACGGCGTTGCCGACAAGCTGCATCCGCGCCTGCCGCGCCTGCCGTTCGACGAAGCCTGCCGCATCGTCTGA